From the genome of Triticum aestivum cultivar Chinese Spring chromosome 3B, IWGSC CS RefSeq v2.1, whole genome shotgun sequence, one region includes:
- the LOC123070852 gene encoding probable CoA ligase CCL8 has translation MRAQAWARGGAVARLMTPFNCPTAHASSPDLLLPRLLLLRSSSSCSSYSILPTLLRRQFASDTSTSPASVDNTRQSSRTFMEVVREVFKHGSAHGARAAIRADQKSYSLVQLISSALDVHNILCRKHDGKDSSVNGAKGTGFLCGARIGIVAKPSPEFVAGIFGTWLSGGVAVPLALSYPEVELLHVMNDSDISMVLSTKEHHEIMESISTKCSTRYSLLPPVESIPPKIDAQEPLSSVLTSSVSSLMAEIDTLQKIKGDDPALILYTSGTTGKPKGVVHTHDGILSQVQILTEAWGYQSEDQFLHCLPLHHVHGLFNALFAPLYSGSVVEFMPKFSVRGVWQRWCESYPNHGSKNDEAITVFTGVPTVYTRLLQGYDSMNPDQQSACSYAAKQLRLMMCGSSALPSPLMKRWQEVTGHRLLERYGMTEFVMALSNPLHGARKEGTVGKPLPRVEAKIIMDDGTQTKTGVGELCIKSPSLFKEYWKRPEVTAESFIDGGFFKTGDTVTVDEDGYFIILGRTNADIMKVGGYKLSALEIEAVLLEHDTVLECAVLGLPDEAYGEVICAIIVPKEDAKARVEQSSKPALTLEELTSWSKDRLAPYKIPTRLHLWDSLPRNAMGKVNKKELKKLLEV, from the exons ATGCGCGCGCAGGCGTGGGCGCGCGGGGGGGCGGTGGCGCGCTTGATGACGCCATTCAATTGCCCCACGGCCCACGCCTCCTCCCCCGACCTGCTGCTGCCGCGGCTGCTGCTgctccgctcctcctcctcctgctcctcttaTAGCATCCTCCCCACTCTCCTCCGACGCCAATTCGCCTCGGACACCTCCACCTCCCCTGCCTCAG TTGACAACACCAGACAGAGTTCTCGTACGTTCATGGAGGTTGTTCGAGAAGTCTTTAAGCACGGCTCTGCACATGGTGCCCGTGCGGCTATAAGAGCTGACCAGAAGAGTTACAGTCTTGTCCAGCTTATTTCGTCTGCACTGGATGTCCACAATATTTTGTGCAGAAAACAT GATGGTAAAGATTCTTCTGTCAATGGAGCAAAAGGGACAGGATTCCTTTGTGGTGCTCGTATTGGCATTGTGGCTAAACCCTCTCCTGAATTTGTTGCTGGGATATTTGGAACCTGGCTTTCTGGTGGAGTTGCAGTACCCCTTGCACTTAGCTATCCTGAAGTTGAACTTCTGCATGTCATGAATGACTCG GACATTTCTATGGTGTTAAGCACAAAAGAGCATCATGAGATTATGGAAAGCATCTCTACCAAATGTTCCACTCGTTATTCTCTTCTTCCACCTGTGGAAAGTATACCTCCAAAGATAGATGCCCAAGAACCTTTAAGTAGTGTATTGACTTCATCAGTTTCTAGCTTAATGGCTGAGATTGACACTTTACAGAAAATTAAAG GAGATGATCCTGCTCTTATCCTTTACACAAGTGGCACAACTGGCAAACCGAAAGGAGTAGTCCACACTCATGATGGGATACTTTCTCAG GTTCAAATTCTGACAGAGGCATGGGGATATCAAAGTGAAGATCAGTTTCTTCACTGTCTTCCACTGCACC ATGTGCATGGTCTTTTCAATGCTCTATTTGCGCCCCTCTATTCAGGATCAGTG GTCGAGTTTATGCCAAAATTCAGTGTGAGAGGAGTATGGCAGAGATGGTGCGAGTCATATCCCAACCACGGCAGTAAAAATGATGAGGCTATTACAGTATTTACCGGA GTTCCGACAGTGTACACACGCCTACTGCAAGGGTACGATAGTATGAATCCTGATCAACAGTCTGCCTGTTCTTATGCCGCAAAGCAGCTGAGACTAATG ATGTGTGGATCATCAGCACTTCCTTCCCCACTCATGAAACGGTGGCAAGAAGTGACAGGCCACCGTCTTTTGGAACGCTATGGCATGACTGAG TTTGTCATGGCACTGTCTAACCCATTGCATGGTGCACGGAAAGAAGGTACAGTCGGTAAACCTCTTCCACGTGTTGAG GCCAAGATCATTATGGATGATGGTACTCAAACCAAAACTGGAGTCGGTGAGCTCTGTATTAAAAGTCCGTCCCTTTTCAAAGAGTACTGGAAAAGACCAGAG GTTACAGCAGAATCATTTATTGATGGTGGGTTCTTCAAGACTGGTGATACGGTAACTGTAGATGAGGACGGATACTTTATAATTCTAGGGC GCACGAATGCTGATATCATGAAAGTTGGTGGTTACAAGTTGTCAGCGTTAGAAATTGAGGCGGTTCTGTTAGAG CATGACACTGTACTGGAGTGTGCTGTTCTTGGCTTGCCTGATGAAGCTTATGGGGAGGTCATATGTGCAATAATTGTGCCTAAGGAGGATGCGAAGGCAAGGGTCGAACAGTCTTCGAAGCCAGCACTAACCTTAGAAGAATTGACAAGTTGGTCAAAAGATAGACTTGCTCCATACAAG ATTCCAACGAGATTGCACTTATGGGATTCTCTTCCTCGGAATGCCATGGGAAAG GTTAACAAGAAGGAGCTTAAGAAATTATTAGAGGTGTAG
- the LOC123065697 gene encoding protein NRT1/ PTR FAMILY 1.2 — METQEGDAHSSESDARKVKGRGGFVALPFIIANEMLEKVAGFGLNTNMIMYLTKQYHLSNVTAAATLFVWAAAANFAPIPGALIADMYTGRFMAISLGSIACLTGIVFLWLSAMIPGARPPPCGVGLAGEQCAPPGPRHLAWLIAGFTFLSIGAGGIRPCSMAFGADQFSRHPKERRSRILQAYFNAYYASIGVAFTVAVTVIVYVQDNVGWKAGFAVPMGLMMLSAVSFLLGSRLYVKEKGSKQMFAGIGAALVAAVRNYRVQLPAKTEDGVYHHLKDCKLTVPTDRLRFLNKACMISNTGNEDLLPGNGAAASERDGNGGGRRLCTVDQVEQLKSAVRILPIWSSTVFLAQAMSQNYAVLQANEMDRRIGVGQFRVPGCSLTMFNMVTMSLWSGSYDRWIAPALRRVTGDPRGLTMKQRVGVGLLLATAAMAVSGAVEGARRRLALAGGGAAGMSAFWLVPQFALMGLAEAFGVIGELEFFYTELPKSMASFSMALLYMAMGVGNLVNSLIVKVVDDASRRGGRTSWLSSDLNAGHYDYYYWLLAGLGAMNFVYFLWCAWKYGEEGKNVEWEEEGEGERERPMA, encoded by the exons ATGGAAACCCAGGAAGGCGATGCGCATAGCTCTGAATCCGATGCTCGCAAAGTGAAAGGGAGAGGTGGATTCGTAGCCCTACCGTTCATCATAG CAAATGAAATGTTGGAGAAAGTTGCGGGATTCGGGCTCAACACCAACATGATCATGTACCTCACCAAGCAATACCACCTGAGCAACGTCACCGCCGCAGCGACGCTTTTCGTGTGGGCTGCGGCCGCAAATTTCGCGCCCATTCCCGGCGCGCTCATAGCCGACATGTACACAGGCCGGTTCATGGCCATCTCGCTAGGCTCCATCGCATGCCTAACA GGGATTGTTTTCCTATGGCTGAGCGCCATGATACCCGGAGCGCGGCCACCGCCATGCGGCGTCGGCCTTGCCGGGGAGCAGTGCGCGCCCCCGGGGCCGAGGCACCTTGCGTGGCTGATCGCCGGCTTCACGTTCCTGTCCATCGGCGCCGGCGGCATCCGGCCGTGCTCCATGGCCTTCGGCGCGGACCAGTTCTCCCGGCACCCCAAGGAGAGGAGGTCGAGGATCCTGCAGGCCTACTTCAACGCCTACTACGCGTCCATCGGGGTGGCCTTCACGGTCGCCGTCACCGTGATCGTCTACGTGCAGGACAACGTCGGCTGGAAGGCCGGGTTCGCCGTTCCGATGGGCCTCATGATGCTCTCCGCGGTGAGCTTCCTCTTGGGCTCCCGCCTCTACGTCAAGGAGAAGGGGTCCAAGCAAATGTTCGCCGGGATAGGCGCCGCCCTCGTGGCGGCGGTCAGGAACTACAGGGTGCAGCTGCCGGCGAAGACGGAGGACGGCGTGTACCATCATCTCAAGGACTGCAAGCTCACTGTCCCCACAGACAGGTTGAG GTTCCTGAACAAGGCCTGCATGATCAGCAACACTGGGAACGAGGACTTGTTACCCGGCAATGGCGCGGCGGCCTCAGAGCGTGACGGCAACGGTGGCGGCAGGAGGCTGTGCACGGTAGACCAGGTGGAGCAGCTCAAGTCGGCCGTCCGGATTCTGCCGATCTGGTCATCCACCGTGTTCCTCGCGCAGGCCATGAGCCAGAACTACGCCGTGCTGCAGGCCAACGAGATGGACCGGCGCATCGGCGTGGGCCAGTTCCGCGTGCCGGGCTGCTCCCTCACCATGTTCAACATGGTCACCATGTCGCTGTGGTCGGGCAGCTACGACAGGTGGATCGCGCCGGCGCTGCGGCGGGTGACGGGCGACCCGCGCGGGCTCACCATGAAGCAGCGCGTCGGCGTGGGCCTGCTGCTGGCCACCGCGGCGATGGCCGTGTCCGGCGCGGTGGAGGGCGCGCGGCGCAGGCTGGCgctggccggcggcggcgccgccggcatGTCGGCGTTCTGGCTGGTGCCGCAGTTCGCGCTGATGGGGCTGGCCGAGGCGTTCGGCGTGATCGGGGAGCTCGAGTTCTTCTACACGGAGCTGCCCAAGAGCATGGCCAGCTTCAGCATGGCGCTGCTCTACATGGCCATGGGGGTGGGCAACCTGGTCAACAGCCTGATCGtcaaggtggtggacgacgcgAGCAGGCGCGGGGGGAGGACGAGCTGGCTCTCCAGCGATCTCAACGCGGGCCACTACGACTACTACTACTGGCTGCTCGCCGGTCTGGGCGCCATGAACTTTGTGTACTTCCTCTGGTGCGCCTGGAAGTACGGCGAGGAGGGGAAGAACGTGGAgtgggaggaggagggtgaaggtgAGAGGGAACGGCCGATGGCCTAG